In Fusarium oxysporum f. sp. lycopersici 4287 chromosome 4, whole genome shotgun sequence, a genomic segment contains:
- a CDS encoding phospholipid-translocating ATPase, with product MPPSPRYRASDPPDSPANDSDSDLDLDIQELDPISTTPAPRDNERPSTEPQTSRIALRNLRMGGVRRAGKRNRGYGDLGQDRDGNDEHSQALLGEHNSSASRWSEGSGYNEDDQPLLGGQPSQSRKSMNSDRVSSRLRLPSFMSGSKKPEPSDAEDQEDDDPSSSRHVAVGSTQPVRFPNNIISNAKYTALTFLPITLYNEFSFFFNMYFLLVALSQAIPALRIGYLLTYIAPLAFVLCITMGKEAFDDIARRRRDTEANSEEYNILVFQEADSNLAPVRQRKLLKSEVLQKHSRKKSKGARENLSDILEEDDVEAPPPSSRVVEVSRKSKDLKVGDVLKLTKGQRVPADVVILKCFTSEAPAPAPIPEEPAEEDTLLAFDGEEPQAKGKQPAEAAPEQETESGPGGETFIRTDQLDGETDWKLRLASPLTQNLPAEEFVRLRVTGGKPDRKVNEFLGTIELVESRKDALAHHATVQDSDASHTAALSIDNTAWANTVIASQATTLAVIMYTGPQTRSALSTAPSRSKTGLLEYEINSLTKILCALTLALSIILVALEGFGNTKDNVWYVKIMRFLVLFSTIVPISLRVNLDMGKSAYSWFIQRDPGMPGAVVRTSTIPEDLGRIEYLLSDKTGTLTQNEMEMKKIHVGTVSYANEAMDEVSTYVKQGFYIPPSADSAAQNMLITPSSTYSSTTTMGTTRTRREIGTRVRDVVLALALCHNVTPTVDIEDGKEVTGYQASSPDEIAIVKWTESVGLRLVYRDRKSMVLEYTNSKRPVVRVRILDVFPFTSEGKRMGTIVHFHEDVKVKNPSLSTGEIWFFQKGADTVMSSIVAANDWLDEETANMAREGLRTLVVGRKKLSYDQYKEFSARYQEASLSISGRDAGMQRVVSHYLEHDLELIGVTGVEDKLQKDVKPSLELLRNAGIKIWMLTGDKVETARCVAVSSKLVARGQYIYTVSKLKKKDNAQEHLDFLRSKTDACLLVDGESLALFLTHFRLEFISIAVQLPTVVACRCSPNQKAEVAKLIREYTKKRVCCIGDGGNDVSMIQAADVGVGIVGKEGRQASLAADFSIEQFCHLVKLLVWHGRNSYKRSAKLAQFVIHRGLIIAVCQTMYSIAIKFEPEGLYKDWLLVGYATVYTAAPVLSLVLDKDVDENLANLYPELYKELTSGRSLSYRTFFVWVFVSIYQGGMIQGLSQILTEVDGPKMVAVSYTVLVLNELLMVAIEITTWHPIMIISIIGTFLLYIGSIPFLGGYFDLRFLITWGFVWRVLAIGAVSLIPPYAGKLIRRTMKPPSYRKVQSH from the exons ATGCCGCCCTCACCACGATATCGAGCTTCCGACCCACCCGACTCTCCCGCGAATGACTCCGATTCCGACCTTGATCTAGATATTCAGGAGCTCGACCCAATATCAACTACTCCAGCTCCAAGGGACAACGAGCGCCCTTCAACCGAGCCACAGACATCGCGGATAGCGCTGCGAAATTTGCGCATGGGTGGAGTGCGGCGAGCTGGAAAGAGGAATCGCGGGTATGGCGACCTCGGCCAGGATAGAGACGGAAACGACGAACATTCCCAGGCATTATTAGGGGAACATAATAGCAGTGCGTCTCGATGGTCGGAAGGAAGCGGTTACAATGAGGACGATCAACCATTGCTAGGGGGGCAGCCTTCGCAAAGCCGGAAGTCCATGAACTCGGATCGAGTATCTTCACGGTTACGACTCCCCAGTTTCATGTCGGGCTCGAAGAAACCAGAACCGAGCGATGCGGAGGatcaagaagacgacgaccCATCCTCCTCTCGACATGTGGCCGTGGGATCGACTCAACCTGTGCGATTTCCAaacaacatcatctcaaATGCCAAGTACACAGCCTTGACATTCCTCCCCATCACCCTCTATAACGAattctcattcttcttcaacatgtACTTCCTTCTCGTGGCACTGTCGCAGGCGATACCCGCCCTGAGAATTGGCTACTTGTTAACCTACATTGCACCATTGGCGTTCGTACTCTGTATTACCATGGGAAAGGAGGCCTTCGATGATATTGCCAGACGGCGAAGAGACACTGAAGCGAATTCAGAAGAGTACAACATTCTGGTTTTCCAGGAGGCCGACTCCAACCTTGCCCCTGTACGCCAACGAAAACTGCTCAAGTCTGAAGTGTTACAGAAACACTCTAGGAAGAAGTCAAAGGGGGCTCGAGAGAATTTGTCAGACATTCTGGAGGAAGACGACGTCGAGGCACCCCCGCCATCCTCACGAGTCGTCGAAGTCAGCCGCAAGTCAAAAGACTTGAAAGTTGGCGATGTTCTCAAACTTACAAAGGGTCAACGTGTACCTGCAGATGTTGTCATATTAAAATGCTTCACTTCCGAGGCACCAGCCCCTGCACCGATTCCTGAAGAACCAGCAGAGGAGGATACCTTGTTGGCGTTCGACGGCGAAGAGCCTCAAGCaaagggcaagcaacccgcAGAAGCGGCACCAGAGCAAGAGACTGAAAGCGGACCAGGAGGGGAGACTTTTATCAGGACCGATCAGTTGGATGGTGAGACGGATTGGAAGCTCAGACTTGCTTCACCGCTTACACAAAATCTACCGGCGGAGGAGTTTGTTCGTCTGCGCGTCACCGGTGGAAAGCCAGACAGGAAGGTAAACGAGTTTCTGGGCACAATCGAGCTGGTGGAATCTCGAAAGGATGCATTGGCGCACCATGCGACAGTACAAGACTCTGACGCTTCCCACACGGCTGCTCTGTCAATAGATAACACAGCATGGGCCAATACTGTCATCGCCTCGCAAGCCACGACACTGGCCGTCATCATGTACACAGGTCCTCAGACGCGATCTGCTCTATCGACAGCCCCCTCACGTTCCAAGACCGGCCTGCTCGAATACGAGATCAACTCTTTGACTAAGATCTTGTGCGCGTTGACATTGGCCCTTTCCATCATCCTTGTCGCACTCGAGGGTTTCggaaacaccaaagacaatGTGTGGTACGTCAAGATCATGCGATTTTTGGTTTTGTTCTCTACTATTGTCCCCATCAGTCTGCGTGTGAACTTGGACATGGGCAAGAGCGCATATTCCTGGTTTATCCAACGCGATCCTGGTATGCCTGGAGCAGTTGTTCGAACAAGTACTATACCTGAAGATCTCGGCCGAATTGAATACCTGCTCAGCGACAAAACTGGTACATTAACCCAGAATGAGATGGAAATGAAGAAGATTCACGTTGGTACTGTGTCTTATGCCAACGAGGCAATGGACGAAGTGTCAACGTATGTTAAACAAGGCTTCTACATCCCACCATCCGCAGACTCTGCTGCCCAGAACATGCTTATCACTCCGTCATCCACATACTCTAGCACTACAACTATGGGCACGACACGTACAAGACGAGAGATTGGCACGCGAGTTCGAGATGTAGTTCTGGCACTCGCCCTTTGCCATAATGTTACACCTACTGTTGACATTGAGGATGGCAAAGAGGTTACTGGATATCAAGCATCATCTCCTGACGAAATCGCCATTGTCAAGTGGACAGAATCAGTCGGTTTGAGACTTGTGTACCGAGATCGCAAGAGTATGGTATTGGAATACACGAACAGCAAGAGACCGGTGGTTCGCGTGCGAATCCTTGACGTTTTCCCTTTTACTTCCGAAGGCAAGCGAATGGGTACCATCGTTCACTTCCACGAAGACGTCAAGGTGAAGAATCCGAGTCTCTCTACTGGCGAAATCTGGTTCTTCCAGAAGGGTGCTGATACAGTCATGAGCTCCATCGTTGCAGCGAATGATTGGCTCGACGAGGAGACCGCCAATATGGCGCGCGAAGGCTTACGTACGCTGGTCGTTGGTCGCAAGAAGCTCTCATACGATCAGTACAAGGAGTTCTCGGCTCGCTATCAAGAAGCCTCGCTTTCGATCAGTGGGCGTGATGCTGGCATGCAGCGGGTGGTCTCACACTACCTGGAACATGATCTGGAACTAATTGGCGTGACTGGTGTCGAGGATAAGCTGCAAAAGGACGTAAAACCCTCTCTGGAGCTCCTCCGCAATGCTGGTATCAAGATTTGGATGTTGACTGGTGACAAGGTCGAGACTGCCAGATGTGTTGCCGTCAGCTCCAAACTGGTGGCTCGCGGTCAGTACATCTATACAGTttccaagctcaagaagaaggataacGCCCAAGAACATCTTGACTTTCTCCGGAGCAAGACAGACGCTTGTCTCCTGGTAGATGGCGAAAGTCTGGCTCTCTTTTTGACACATTTCCGTCTTGAGTTTATCTCCATCGCCGTCCAGCTGCCCACCGTTGTTGCTTGCCGTTGTTCGCCAAACCAAAAAGCCGAAGTTGCCAAACTCATCCGCGAGTACACTAAAAAGCGCGTATGCTGTATCGGCGATGGTGGCAACGATGTCTCAATGATCcaagctgctgatgttggTGTCGGCATTGTTGGCAAGGAAGGTCGACAGGCTAGTTTGGCGGCAGACTTTTCTATTGAGCAGTTCTGTCATCTGGTCAAGCTATTGGTCTGGCATGGTCGTAACAGTTACAAGCGAAGTGCTAAGCTCGCGCAGTTTGTTATTCACCGTGGTTTGATCATTGCTGTATGTCAGACTATGTACAGTATTGCTATCAAGTTTGAGCCTGAGGGTCTATACAAG GATTGGCTACTTGTCGGCTATGCTACTGTGTATACTGCAGCCCCTGTGCTGTCACTTGTGTTAGACAAGGACGTGGACGAGAACCTTGCCAACCTCTACCCTGAGCTCTACAAGGAACTCACTTCTGGACGATCTCTATCGTACAGAACTTTCTTCGTTTGGGTCTTTGTATCCATCTACCAAGGCGGCATGATTCAGGGCTTGTCACAGATTCTCACTGAAGTCGACGGGCCCAAGATGGTTGCTGTCAGTTATACCGTTCTAGTGCTCAACGAACTTCTCATGGTGGCCATTGAGATTACTACATGGCATCCCATTATGATCATTAGTATCATCGGCACTTTCCTCTTGTATATCGGCTCCATACCTTTCTTGGGCGGATACTTTGACCTTCGGTTCTTGATAACATG GGGATTCGTCTGGCGTGTACTAGCCATTGGTGCTGTTTCACTGATCCCGCCATACGCAGGCAAGTTGATTAGGAGGACAATGAAGCCTCCGTCGTATAGGAAGGTTCAGAGCCACTAG
- a CDS encoding RuvB-like helicase 1: MVQISEVKGNKRDNRTAAHTHIKGLGLKPDGYAEKQAAGFVGQVGARESCGVVVDLIRAQKMAGRGVLLAGGPGTGKTALALAISQELGTKIPFCPIVGSEIYSTEVKKTEMLMENFRRAIGLKVRETKEVYEGEVTELTPEEAENPLGGYGKTISTLLIGLKSAKGQKKLRLDPSIYEAIQKERVTVGDVIYIEANTGACKRVGRSDAYATEFDLEAEEYVPIPKGEVHKKKEIVQDVTLHDLDVANARPQGGQDIMSMMGQLMKPKMTEITDKLRGEINKVVSKYIDQGVAELVPGVLFIDEAHMLDVECFTYLNRALESPISPIVVLASNRGMCTIRGTDDIVAAHGIPADFLTRLLIIPTTPYEAEEIKRIVRIRSSTEGVSVSDAAIDKISEHGVRISLRYCLQLLTPASILAKANGRSQIDVQDVAECEDLFLDARRSAALLSSEAGRGYLA, translated from the exons ATGGTCCAGATCAGCGAGGTGAAGGGTAACAAGCGAGACAATCGCACAGCCGCCCATACTCATATCAagggcttgggcttgaaaCCAGACGGATATGCAGAGAAGCAAGCGGCCGGATTTGTCGGCCAAGTCGGCGCGCGTGAG TCCTGCGGTGTTGTAGTGGACTTGATTCGGGCTCAGAAGATGGCTGGCCGAGGTGTGCTGTTGGCAGGAGGACCTGGAACTGGAAAGACCGCTCTCGCGCTCGCGATCAGCCAAGAATTGGGAACCAAGATTCCCTTTTGCCCCATCGTTGGCAGCGAAATCTATTCCACcgaagtcaagaagaccGAGATGCTGATGGAGAACTTCCGAAGAGCCATTGGCCTCAAGGTCCGAGAGACGAAGGAGGTGTATGAAGGAGAGGTTACAGAACTCACACCTGAGGAGGCCGAGAACCCATTAGGCGGCTACGGCAAGACCATCAGCACACTCTTGATTGGACTCAAGAGCGCAAAGGGACAGAAGAAGCTCCGCCTCGACCCAAGTATCTACGAAGCAATCCAGAAGGAGAGAGTTACGGTCGGTGACGTGATCTATATCGAAGCGAACACGGGTGCCTGCAAACGAGTTGGCCGATCAGACGCCTACGCCACAGAATTCGACCTGGAGGCTGAGGAGTACGTACCTATTCCCAAGGGTGAGGTAcataagaagaaggagatcgTGCAAGACGTTACGCTACATGACCTCGATGTGGCCAATGCCCGCCCCCAAGGCGGCCAGGATATTATGAGCATGATGGGCCAGCTAATGAAGCCCAAGATGACGGAGATTACAGACAAACTTCGTGGAGAGATCAACAAAGTGGTCAGCAAGTACATCGACCAGGGTGTTGCTGAGCTTGTGCCAGGCGTTTTGTTTATCGATGAG GCACATATGCTCGATGTGGAGTGCTTCACCTACCTGAACAGAGCCTTGGAATCGCCCATCTCCCCTATCGTGGTCTTGGCCTCCAACCGGGGAATGTGCACCATCAGAGGCACTGACGACATTGTCGCGGCTCACGGAATTCCTGCCGACTTCCTAACACGCTTGCTCATCATCCCCACAACGCCCTACGAGGCGGAAGAAATCAAGCGCATCGTGCGGATACGCTCATCAACCGAAGGCGTCTCAGTATCAGATGCTGCCATTGACAAAATCTCGGAACACGGTGTCCGCATCAGCCTGCGGTATTGTCTGCAGCTTTTGACCCCTGCAAG CATTCTTGCCAAGGCCAACGGCCGCTCGCAAATCGACGTTCAGGACGTTGCTGAGTGTGAGGACTTGTTCCTTGATGCCCGCCGAAGTGCCGCCCTCCTCAGCAGCGAGGCCGGGCGAGGATACCTCGCATAA
- a CDS encoding dynactin 1: MPDFKPGQTVQLNDGSKAIVRFVGTTHFQVGEWIGVELENKTGKNDGSVQGERYFDCPMGYGMFVKPVMAKIIAQAPTPKPAARKPAARPSSFAPTSGRASSAAGDAGLGRRKSLNAPSPSPVPRVSRPTSIARSPTKSPTKQLSAASSTTVSRTGTPSNARAPSVGAKSRPSIGGPRTSMGPPPPTARTRQASTSSGTARAASVAPRTTTSRMSLAGPPRPASRPASRPSSAARRTSVDSQARRGSSDRDDIASPIKDNGDILSPQPRSPVQARTKALEKLTGGPSSRTTTPPAARKPSSTTTGPRPAASTAASREIEDLKAKLKVLERKRAEDRDKLKQLDKVQGERDKFESVIQMLQQKYQPQQQENAELKKLLKEAEMRLDSVEELQAEHDSILELATLDREMAEETAEVLKAELEALKEKAEEMELEVEILREENEEYSKGMAPEERASSGWLQMERANERLKEALMRLRDLTQETEEELKGQIKGLEEDVKEFNTMKEEFSKCRGKLEQSESAVEDLRQQLDNALGAEDMIEDLTERNMSMSEQIEELKAVIDDLESLKEINDELEINHVQNEKEMQEELDFKDSVIAEQARRAAQQEESLEDMEYTLSRFRELVTSLQSDLDDMKASQAVTEGESEKLNDRSRAMMDLNMKLQISASKAQVKTIDLELRRLDAQEAEQHLEIVKLFLPDTYKEDQDSVLSLLRFRRVAFKANLLNSFIRERLNGQPHPGHEDDVFAGCDASDKLVWVSTMCDRFVSDMTHCTIEQFSKYQNALHELEPVERALNVWIDGLRRDDLKEKTCADELHRTIALLSHLGEVHISNSLANYADDLHMKAMVMQSHLDSAAVSFTTVRGLVQRVVPAEGEEDELAQHFAKKSEAVVTHTRGTKVIAAKAVRALQDLRTRSLSLLPDTNEAFEQCCEATQELADLARQIGLGIHSLFTADEGRTEPFSYAEVQTAVYKTVLSVSTSSESDLFSTYLSKLRTVTTQISDLVSLATDLDQVQEFDVTPAPWRLRSQELKALKTIPVDAEEELRRLKEEHSEARRTIAQRDEHLSTAVLKIETLESRMRDAQANIDRIAKLQEELEASGQQVGSLKEDIEKQDRELKNLESERDKWKKIASDSRAYADGADAAGAKAGQERAVATAREMDALKKDIESLQSAVRYLREDNRRARTSEQHKYEWLAEPLKKPTSVAEKRRNMIAAEGKDVLGELVKMASSASLYDFASLPQDKLAWKPVRSTPQYHAAKQMEDYASWESWQESVLKKAHVLQGQTANAERRKKTPTAARLRIKLPGVDGKVVPGSGRGVQIVGSQEWEALQGRLAV, translated from the exons ATGCCGGATTTCAAGCCTGGGCAGACTGTCCAACTAAACGATGGCTCCAAGGCCATCGTTCGTTTCGTGGGCACCACTCACTTTCAGGTTGGAGAATGGATAGGCGTTGAGCTGGAGAACAAGACGGGCAAAAACGATGGAAGCGTTCAGGGAGAGCGTTACTTTGATTGTCCTATGGGCTATGGCATGTTTGTCAAACCTGTGATGGCCAAGATTATCGCACAAGCACCTACACCAAAGCCGGCTGCCCGGAAGCCTGCCGCAAGGCCAAGCAGTTTCGCACCTACTTCAGGTAGAGCCTCGAGTGCGGCAGGAGATGCAGGCTTGGGTAGAAGGAAGAGTCTCAATGCTCCCAGCCCTAGCCCAGTACCTAGAGTGTCCCGGCCGACAAGCATTGCAAGA TCGCCTACGAAATCTCCCACAAAGCAGTTGAGTGCTGCTTCGAGCACCACTGTATCCCGAACAGGAACACCATCGAATGCGCGCGCCCCTTCCGTTGGAGCAAAGTCGCGCCCATCAATTGGGGGACCACGAACATCCATGGGTCCTCCGCCACCCACTGCTCGAACAAGACAAGCATCTACTTCGTCAGGCACAGCACGAGCTGCATCCGTAGCCCCAAGGACAACGACTAGCCGCATGTCTTTGGCCGGACCACCACGACCAGCATCTCGGCCAGCATCACGGCCAAGCTCAGCTGCCAGACGGACATCGGTCGACTCGCAAGCAAGAAGGGGCTCCTCGGACAGAGATGATATTGCTTCCCCTATTAAGGATAATGGGGACATTCTTTCACCTCAGCCCAGGAGCCCTGTTCAAGCCAGAACAAAGGCCCTTGAGAAACTTACAGGTGGACCTTCATCGCGAACAACCACACCCCCTGCAGCACGAAAACCTTCATCTACGACCACCGGACCTCGTCCTGCTGCAAGTACGGCAGCAAGTAGAGAAATCGAAGacctcaaggccaagttgAAGGTTTTAGAGCGCAAACGGGCCGAAGATCGAGACAAGTTGAAACAACTTGACAAAGTCCAGGGCGAGAGAGACAAGTTCGAGAGTGTCATCCAAATGCTGCAACAAAAATACCAACCGCAACAGCAGGAAAATGCCGAGCTGAAGAAGTTACTGAAAGAGGCGGAAATGCGACTTGATTCcgttgaagagcttcaggCAGAGCACGACAGCATATTAGAACTAGCAACACTCGACCGAGAAATGGCGGAAGAAACAGCGGAGGTTCTGAAGGCCGAACTGGAAGCCCTCAAGGAGaaagctgaagagatggaatTGGAGGTTGAGATTTTGCGGGAAGAGAACGAAGAGTACAGTAAGGGAATGGCCCCCGAAGAACGAGCAAGTTCAGGCTGGTTGCAGATGGAACGGGCGAACGAACGATTAAAGGAAGCTCTCATGAGATTACGCGACCTTACTCAGGAGACCGAGGAAGAACTGAAAGGCCAGATTAAAGGGCTCGAGGAAGACGTAAAAGAGTTCAACACTATGAAGGAGGAATTCTCCAAGTGCCGCGGAAAGCTCGAGCAGTCAGAAAGTGCCGTGGAAGATCTACGTCAACAACTCGACAATGCTCTTGGTGCCGAAGACATGATTGAAGACTTAACGGAGCGCAACATGAGCATGTCTGAGCAAATCGAAGAGTTGAAGGCTGTcattgatgatcttgagagcCTGAAGGAGATCAACGACGAGCTCGAGATCAATCACGTGCAGAACGAAAAAGAGATGCAAGAAGAACTCGACTTCAAGGATAGTGTCATTGCTGAGCAGGCTCGACGAGCTGCCCAGCAAGAAGAGTCGCTAGAGGATATGGAATATACCCTCTCACGCTTCCGTGAGCTAGTGACAAGTCTGCAAAGCGACCTGGACGACATGAAGGCCTCACAAGCTGTCACTGAGGGCGAGTCAGAGAAACTCAACGACCGATCCAGGGCCATGATGGATCtcaacatgaagcttcaGATCTCAGCATCCAAGGCTCAAGTCAAGACTATCGACCTTGAACTTCGACGACTGGACGCCCAGGAAGCAGAGCAACACCTGGAGATCGTAAAGCTATTCCTCCCTGACACTTACAAGGAGGACCAGGATTCTGTTCTTTCTCTGCTTCGCTTCCGTCGGGTGGCCTTCAAGGCgaacctcctcaacagcttcatccGCGAACGACTCAACGGACAGCCTCATCCTGGACACGAGGACGATGTATTTGCTGGATGTGATGCCTCGGATAAACTCGTCTGGGTGTCTACTATGTGCGATCGCTTCGTCAGCGACATGACGCACTGCACCATCGAGCAGTTCTCCAAGTACCAGAACGCACTGCACGAGCTAGAGCCTGTTGAGCGAGCCTTGAACGTCTGGATTGACGGTCTTCGCCGCGACGAcctgaaggagaagactTGCGCCGACGAGTTGCATCGTACCATCGCCCTCCTTTCTCACTTGGGAGAGGTGCACATCTCTAACAGCCTGGCTAACTATGCTGACGATCTTCACATGAAGGCCATGGTCATGCAGAGCCACCTCGACTCCGCAGCCGTCTCCTTTACCACCGTGCGAGGCCTCGTTCAACGAGTGGTTCCTgctgagggcgaggaggatgagctgGCTCAGCACTTCGCGAAGAAGTCTGAGGCGGTTGTTACTCATACTCGAGGTACAAAGGTCATCGCCGCAAAGGCTGTCCGGGCTCTCCAGGATTTGCGAACGCGATCTCTGTCTCTACTGCCAGACACCAATGAAGCGTTTGAGCAATGTTGTGAGGCAACGCAAGAACTTGCTGATCTAGCACGACAGATTGGTCTCGGCATCCACAGCTTGTTCACTGCCGACGAGGGTCGCACTGAGCCCTTCAGCTATGCAGAGGTACAAACTGCTGTTTACAAGACAGTCCTTTCTGTCAGCACGTCAAGCGAGTCGGACCTGTTCTCTACTTATTTGTCCAAGTTGCGAACCGTCACCACCCAAATCAGTGACCTGGTGTCGCTTGCTACCGACCTGGATCAGGTTCAAGAGTTTGATGTCACTCCTGCGCCCTGGCGACTGCGATCGcaagagctcaaggctctcaagacCATCCCCGTTGAcgcggaggaggagctgcGGCGCCTCAAAGAGGAGCACAGTGAGGCTCGTCGTACCATCGCCCAGCGCGATGAGCATCTCAGCACTGCTgtcctcaagatcgagaCGCTTGAGTCCAGAATGCGTGATGCCCAAGCTAACATTGATCGCATTGCCAAACTGcaagaggagcttgaggctTCAGGCCAGCAGGTCGGTAGCCTCAAGGAAGACATTGAGAAGCAGGATCGTGAGCTCAAGAATCTTGAATCAGAACGCGACaagtggaagaagattgCCAGCGATAGCCGTGCTTACGCTGATGGCGCAGATGCTGCTGGAGCCAAGGCTGGTCAAGAACGAGCCGTTGCCACAGCTCGCGAGATGGATGCCCTCAAGAAAGATATCGAGAGTCTGCAGTCTGCAGTTCGATATCTACGCGAGGATAACCGCCGGGCTCGTACATCTGAGCAACATAAATACGAATGGCTGGCTGAGCCACTCAAGAAGCCTACTTCTGTTGCTGAAAAGCGCCGTAACATGATAGCAGCCGAAGGCAAGGATGTCCTCGGCGAGCTCGTCAAGATGGCGTCTTCCGCTTCCCTTTACGACTTCGCTTCCCTGCCCCAAGACAAGCTCGCCTGGAAGCCTGTGCGATCAACGCCGCAGTATCATGCAGCCAAGCAGATGGAGGACTATGCAAGCTGGGAATCTTGGCAAGAGTCGGTCCTTAAGAAGGCCCACGTTCTCCAAGGACAAACGGCCAACGCTGAACGGAGAAAGAAGACGCCCACAGCAGCTCGTCTACGTATTAAGTTGCCCGGCGTCGACGGAAAGGTTGTGCCAGGCTCAGGAAGGGGTGTCCAGATCGTGGGATCGCAGGAATGGGAGGCTTTACAGGGCCGGTTGGCTGTATGA
- a CDS encoding signal recognition particle subunit SRP19, whose translation MSHPRIEEVSDSDFDSDPAEADIDDFADSDIMRRVEPSEAAPKTVPAAAAPPRQMPAIVPADALAGGTMPASADRSAYADFQCLYPVYFDASRSRAEGRRVGAELAVKDPLAREIANACSRLRLPTLFEPEKVHPKDWANPGRVKVGLKKTPGHPVKNKHHLYRLVAEHLRENPTTEDSPGLRVRIGGQLQPEAGKPYPKPAVPRGWKMGELVPYLSAAMTGGGVSENLFKDMMKEMQGGGDPMSALMGAQGGGGEESSSGGSKKKKDKKGKGKA comes from the coding sequence ATGTCCCACCCAAGAATAGAAGAGGTGTCGGACAGCGACTTTGACTCTGACCCTGCCGAGGCCGATATCGATGATTTCGCCGACTCCGATATCATGCGCCGAGTCGAACCCTCCGAGGCCGCTCCTAAAACAGTTCCCGCTGCTgcagctcctcctcgtcagaTGCCCGCCATCGTCCCCGCCGATGCCCTTGCTGGCGGTACCATGCCCGCCTCAGCCGATCGATCTGCCTACGCCGATTTCCAATGTCTCTACCCTGTCTACTTCGATGCATCACGATCCCGCGCAGAGGGCCGTCGTGTGGGCGCTGAACTCGCTGTGAAGGACCCCCTCGCGCGAGAGATCGCAAACGCCTGCTCGAGACTACGCCTACCAACACTTTTTGAACCTGAAAAGGTGCATCCGAAGGATTGGGCGAACCCTGGTCGTGTCAAGGTCGGACTGAAGAAGACGCCTGGTCACCCTGTCAAGAACAAGCATCATTTGTATCGTCTTGTTGCTGAACACCTGCGCGAGAACCCTACGACCGAAGACAGCCCCGGTCTGCGTGTCCGCATTGGAGGCCAGCTACAGCCCGAGGCTGGAAAGCCCTATCCCAAGCCCGCTGTGCCGCGCGGATGGAAAATGGGCGAGTTGGTGCCGTATCTAAGTGCTGCTATGACGGGCGGTGGTGTCTCTGAGAATCTGTTTAAGGatatgatgaaggagatgcaAGGCGGTGGAGACCCCATGTCGGCTCTTATGGGTGCACAAGGAGGTGGCGGCGAAGAGAGCAGCAGTGGTGGTagtaagaagaagaaggataagaaggGTAAGGGTAAAGCATGA